From the genome of Antennarius striatus isolate MH-2024 chromosome 19, ASM4005453v1, whole genome shotgun sequence, one region includes:
- the pou3f2a gene encoding POU domain, class 3, transcription factor 2a, whose product MSGVLSGVTTSVNRCWPIKSGARRTTGARLCVPLAQRPGDAGERRLAAPWRKRVTVKGSLLLTPAITLAPIVMATATSNHYSVLTTPSSAPPPHSESGSMQQAAAYRDAHTLLQNDYSSLPGGGHPLSHAHQWITALSHGDGGAPWPSSPLGEQDVKPVLHDSDREELQNSNNLQQQQQQRHPHLAHQQAHHDTRAWRTSTATTHIPGMATSEGQSLVYSQSGFGLMPGGEQGGMHHHPLRDEDHHSHSPHLSEQGSGPGAHQQSLSHHHQHGGHQDQSDEDTPTSDELEQFAKQFKQRRIKLGFTQADVGLALGTLYGNVFSQTTICRFEALQLSFKNMCKLKPLLNKWLEEADSTSGSPTSLDKIAAQGRKRKKRTSIEVGVKGALESHFLKCPKPGAAEINSLADSLQLEKEVVRVWFCNRRQKEKRMTPAGGQMPGGEDMYGDTPPHHGGQTPVQ is encoded by the coding sequence ATGAGCGGGGTGCTGTCAGGGGTAACCACATCTGTCAACCGTTGTTGGCCAATAAAGAGCGGAGCGAGGCGGACCACAGGTGCGCGCCTCTGCGTCCCCTTGGCACAGCGCCCGGGAGATGCTGGAGAGAGACGCCTAGCTGCCCCGTGGCGCAAAAGAGTTACTGTCAAAGGGAGCCTCCTTTTAACTCCAGCTATCACTCTGGCTCCGATAGTTATGGCGACCGCAACGTCCAACCACTACAGCGTCCTCACTACCCCCAGCAGCGCGCCGCCGCCGCACTCGGAGTCCGGGAGCATGCAGCAGGCGGCTGCGTACAGGGACGCGCACACCCTGCTCCAGAACGACTACAGCTCGTTACCGGGCGGTGGACATCCGCTCAGCCACGCGCATCAGTGGATAACAGCGCTGTCTCACGGTGACGGCGGAGCACCTTGGCCATCTAGTCCCCTCGGAGAACAGGACGTGAAGCCTGTCCTGCACGACAGTGACCGAGAGGAGCTGCAGAACTCCAACAAtctgcagcaacagcagcaacagcgaCACCCTCACCTCGCGCACCAGCAGGCGCATCACGACACCAGAGCATGGCGCACCAGCACAGCCACCACGCACATCCCCGGTATGGCGACGTCTGAGGGCCAGAGCCTTGTGTATTCGCAATCCGGCTTCGGTCTCATGCCTGGGGGAGAGCAAGGGGGGATGCATCATCACCCCCTACGGGACGAGGACCACCACAGTCACAGTCCGCACCTTAGTGAGCAAGGCAGCGGCCCTGGAGCCCACCAGCAGTCTCTTTCACACCATCACCAGCACGGGGGTCATCAGGACCAGTCAGACGAGGACACACCGACCTCGGATGAGTTGGAGCAGTTTGCCAAGCAGTTTAAACAGCGACGCATCAAGCTGGGCTTCACGCAGGCGGATGTGGGACTGGCTCTAGGGACCCTGTATGGAAACGTCTTTTCTCAGACCACCATTTGCAGGTTCGAGGCGCTTCAGCTCAGCTTCAAAAACATGTGTAAACTCAAACCCTTGTTGAACAAGTGGCTGGAGGAGGCGGACTCCACTTCGGGGAGCCCCACCAGCCTGGATAAAATCGCGGCACagggaaggaaaaggaaaaagaggacCTCCATTGAGGTGGGCGTCAAGGGGGCTCTGGAGAGCCATTTTCTCAAATGTCCAAAACCAGGAGCAGCGGAGATCAACTCCCTGGCGGACAGCCTGCAGCTGGAGAAGGAAGTGGTGAGGGTTTGGTTTTGTAATAGGAggcagaaggagaagaggatgaCACCCGCTGGGGGACAGATGCCAGGAGGAGAGGACATGTACGGGGACACCCCTCCTCACCATGGAGGACAAACTCCTGTGCAGTGA